A genomic window from Leptolyngbya sp. BL0902 includes:
- the ilvA gene encoding threonine ammonia-lyase, biosynthetic, whose translation MATDYLERILTARVYDVAQETSLEVAPNLSARLHNRLLLKREDMQSVFSFKLRGAYNKMAHLSPEQLAQGVIASSAGNHAQGVALGAKQLGTRAIIVMPTTTPMVKVNAVKARGGEVVLYGEAYDDAYAHARQLAEEKGLAFVHPFDDPDVIAGQGTIAMEILRQHPQPIHAIFVAIGGGGLISGIAAYVKRLRPEIKIIGVEPIEADAMDQSLKAGERVRLSQVGLFADGVAVRQVGEETFRLCQQYVDDIILVSTDDTCAAIKDVFEDTRSILEPAGALAIAGAKAYVEREGITDQTLVAVACGANMNFDRLRFVAERAEIGEQREAIFAVTIPETPGSLKAFCECLGTRNLTEFNYRIADNREAHIFVGLEVQGRADAEKMIQVFESKGLKTLDLTDDELTKMHLRHMVGGKSPLAHNELIYRFEFPERPGALMKFVSSMSPDWNISLFHYRNNGSDYGRIVTGIQVPPDEMEQWQTFLDNLGYQYWDENQNPAYKLFLG comes from the coding sequence ATGGCCACCGACTACCTCGAACGCATTCTCACCGCTCGCGTCTATGACGTTGCCCAAGAAACCTCGCTGGAGGTAGCCCCCAACCTGTCGGCGCGGCTGCACAATCGGCTGCTGCTGAAGCGGGAGGATATGCAGTCGGTGTTTTCCTTCAAGCTGCGGGGAGCCTACAACAAAATGGCGCACCTGTCGCCGGAGCAGTTGGCCCAGGGGGTGATTGCCTCTTCGGCGGGGAACCATGCCCAGGGGGTGGCCCTGGGGGCGAAGCAGTTGGGCACCCGCGCCATTATTGTGATGCCCACCACCACGCCGATGGTGAAGGTGAATGCGGTGAAGGCTCGCGGCGGCGAAGTCGTGCTCTACGGCGAAGCCTACGACGACGCCTACGCCCACGCCCGCCAGCTTGCCGAAGAAAAGGGGCTGGCCTTTGTGCATCCTTTTGATGATCCCGACGTGATTGCGGGCCAGGGCACCATCGCCATGGAAATTCTGCGCCAGCACCCCCAGCCCATCCACGCCATTTTTGTGGCCATTGGCGGCGGCGGGTTGATTTCCGGCATTGCCGCCTACGTCAAGCGCTTGCGACCGGAGATCAAAATCATCGGCGTAGAACCCATCGAGGCCGACGCGATGGATCAATCCCTCAAGGCCGGGGAGCGGGTGCGGCTGAGCCAGGTGGGCCTATTTGCCGATGGGGTGGCCGTGCGCCAGGTGGGCGAAGAAACCTTCCGCCTCTGCCAGCAGTATGTGGACGACATCATCCTGGTCAGCACCGACGACACCTGTGCGGCAATTAAGGACGTGTTTGAGGACACCCGCTCGATTTTGGAACCCGCCGGAGCCTTAGCCATCGCCGGAGCCAAAGCCTACGTGGAGCGCGAGGGCATCACCGACCAAACCCTAGTGGCCGTGGCCTGTGGGGCGAATATGAACTTCGACCGTTTGCGGTTTGTGGCGGAACGGGCGGAAATTGGCGAACAGCGGGAGGCCATCTTTGCCGTCACCATTCCCGAAACACCGGGCAGCCTCAAGGCGTTTTGCGAATGCCTCGGCACCCGCAACCTGACGGAATTTAACTATCGCATCGCCGATAATCGCGAGGCCCATATTTTTGTAGGTCTCGAAGTGCAGGGCCGCGCCGATGCTGAAAAGATGATTCAGGTGTTTGAATCCAAGGGCCTAAAAACCCTCGATCTCACCGACGATGAGCTGACAAAAATGCACCTGCGCCACATGGTCGGCGGCAAATCTCCCCTCGCCCATAACGAATTAATCTATCGGTTTGAATTCCCCGAACGGCCCGGTGCCCTAATGAAATTTGTCAGTTCCATGAGCCCCGATTGGAACATCAGCCTGTTCCATTACCGCAACAATGGGTCAGACTATGGCCGCATCGTGACTGGAATTCAGGTGCCGCCGGACGAAATGGAACAGTGGCAAACCTTCCTCGACAACTTGGGCTACCAATACTGGGACGAAAACCAAAACCCCGCCTACAAACTGTTTTTGGGATAG
- a CDS encoding RluA family pseudouridine synthase, which translates to MIGSPSRNDAPSLALDDPHFQDRHLDLTVDRADPPRLDRWLTAQVKELSRNRVQKLIDWEYVTLNGRLCTNKKEAVQVGDQIRLTIPAVKPLELTPEDIPLDLLYEDDHLIIINKPAGLVVHPAPGNMSGTLVNAVLAHCGEQLLGIGGVQRPGIVHRLDKDTTGAIVIAKTDLAHSHLQAQMKAKTARREYLGVVYGAPKTNSGTIDAPLGRHPQDRKRNAIVPIEKGGRHAVTHWQVEERLGNLTLMRFRLETGRTHQIRVHSTSIGHPLVGDPTYGSGRDLGVNLPGQALHAERLELVHPATGEIIVAHAPLPPHFETLLTVLRRRG; encoded by the coding sequence TTGATCGGTTCCCCTTCCCGCAACGACGCTCCCAGCCTAGCCCTCGACGATCCGCATTTTCAGGATCGGCACCTCGATCTTACGGTGGATCGGGCGGATCCGCCGCGTCTAGATCGCTGGCTGACGGCCCAGGTGAAGGAACTCTCCCGCAACCGGGTGCAAAAGCTGATTGATTGGGAATATGTCACCCTCAATGGGCGGCTGTGTACCAACAAAAAAGAGGCGGTGCAGGTGGGCGATCAGATTCGGCTGACCATTCCCGCCGTCAAGCCGCTGGAGCTGACCCCGGAAGACATCCCCCTCGATCTTTTGTACGAAGACGATCATCTGATTATCATCAACAAACCCGCTGGATTGGTGGTGCATCCCGCCCCCGGCAATATGAGCGGCACCCTGGTCAATGCGGTGCTGGCCCACTGTGGGGAGCAGCTTTTGGGCATTGGCGGCGTCCAGCGTCCCGGCATTGTGCATCGGCTCGATAAAGACACCACCGGGGCCATTGTGATTGCTAAAACCGACCTCGCCCACAGCCACCTCCAGGCCCAAATGAAGGCCAAAACCGCCCGCCGAGAATACCTGGGCGTGGTCTACGGTGCCCCCAAAACCAACTCCGGCACCATCGACGCGCCCCTCGGTCGTCACCCCCAAGATCGCAAACGCAACGCCATTGTCCCCATCGAAAAAGGCGGACGCCACGCCGTCACCCACTGGCAGGTGGAAGAACGCCTGGGCAACCTGACCCTGATGCGCTTTCGGTTGGAAACGGGCCGCACCCACCAAATCCGCGTCCACAGTACCTCCATCGGCCATCCCCTGGTGGGCGACCCCACCTACGGTTCTGGCCGCGATCTGGGGGTGAACCTCCCCGGCCAAGCCCTCCACGCCGAACGGCTGGAACTCGTCCACCCCGCCACCGGAGAGATCATCGTTGCCCATGCCCCCCTGCCGCCCCACTTTGAAACCCTGCTGACCGTGCTGCGCCGCCGAGGGTAG